The Halobaculum sp. MBLA0143 genome includes a region encoding these proteins:
- a CDS encoding GNAT family N-acetyltransferase, whose translation MRQIEIREPVPGDEEPLEDLITAHFSEGASYGVDLSISDPTRHVRVAVDDEEVLGAMGVNCLDDAAAVAEEMYFFDDPEGIPPADRYGLLEMGYVREDATGQGLGSRLLETVERIGRECDVDSFVVDSWYHGGPDSPQKLLVPNGYETVRTTPIERPAAECPKCEVECTCEGAMGVRPVDGD comes from the coding sequence GTGAGACAGATCGAGATCCGCGAGCCGGTGCCGGGCGACGAGGAGCCGTTGGAGGACCTGATCACGGCCCACTTCTCCGAGGGCGCCTCCTACGGCGTCGATCTCTCCATCTCGGACCCGACCCGACACGTCCGGGTCGCGGTCGACGACGAAGAGGTACTGGGCGCGATGGGGGTGAACTGTCTCGACGACGCCGCGGCCGTCGCCGAGGAGATGTACTTCTTCGACGACCCGGAGGGGATCCCTCCGGCAGACCGGTACGGGCTGTTGGAGATGGGGTACGTCCGCGAGGACGCCACCGGCCAGGGGCTCGGCAGTCGACTCTTGGAGACGGTAGAGCGCATCGGCCGCGAGTGTGACGTGGACTCGTTCGTCGTCGACTCCTGGTACCACGGTGGCCCGGACTCCCCGCAGAAACTGCTGGTTCCCAACGGCTACGAGACCGTCCGGACGACACCGATCGAGCGCCCGGCCGCCGAGTGCCCGAAGTGCGAGGTGGAGTGTACCTGTGAGGGCGCCATGGGCGTGCGGCCGGTCGACGGAGACTGA
- a CDS encoding pentapeptide repeat-containing protein, which yields MPGQSEPSAPTTDGVDPSVLRLSPAEREERGITPADVSAALLAVAREGSGEQKDLQGVTLPAVSLDRVTVEPADRHPLDLRGAEIEALSAEEAVVDLPIRLDDADVGRLTLDEARIGDDIHGHDATVGELSAVDAVIDGQVEFERTAFEGPVDVDGAEFAHDVSFDESRFEGSVSGRGTTFRGDSNLLDDNTSFTDTVFTEPVTFRQAQFGAVHFEHSTFEADAQFESATFDGDATFDDARFADRADFDEIRAREDAGFERVVFDGEAHFRGAVVAGGQRTLEDDLSFVDAHFDALADFEAVAFRFARFDRVQFAGRARFTEAEFDGDARFCEARFEGEAVFEEARFREDGNFTDAAFAAECDFVGAAFEGGANQTEEDARFHGVRFETDATFRGIHARSGNFRETAFGGVVDFTEASFTDHVEFAPRGIDTDVYVDFTRATIVSGHVEQPSEEWVRYDLTLASLGDVRLVADETDRRELLDYFRFCRTEFTEFDGHEFDFGEHRAYLDRNDWVIHTFDEPPDLSPEYAAEMTPDAASTTYLKAKQAASNDGDMEAAGSFRVRRQQFIRQQNAEVARDGDVDLWPRLTNVGRVVENRLLELTCGYGVRPFRIGVAFLGAPLLFVPLYAFGGQPFLTGAGQLSSLGELSTAAGRATFFEVIHFSYVSYTTIGYGNIGPQGAVARLLAAGEAYLSVVLSALFVYALVKRSEL from the coding sequence ATGCCAGGACAGAGCGAGCCGTCGGCGCCGACCACCGACGGTGTCGACCCGTCCGTGTTACGGCTCTCGCCGGCCGAGCGAGAGGAACGAGGGATCACGCCGGCCGACGTGTCGGCGGCGCTCCTCGCGGTCGCCCGCGAGGGGAGCGGCGAGCAGAAGGACCTCCAGGGCGTCACCCTCCCGGCAGTGTCGCTGGACCGCGTGACCGTCGAGCCCGCCGACCGCCACCCGTTGGACCTACGCGGAGCCGAGATCGAGGCGTTGTCGGCCGAAGAGGCGGTGGTGGACCTGCCGATCCGGTTGGACGACGCCGACGTCGGTCGCCTGACGCTGGACGAAGCCCGGATCGGTGACGACATCCACGGTCACGACGCGACCGTCGGCGAACTGTCGGCCGTCGACGCGGTGATCGACGGCCAGGTCGAGTTCGAGCGGACGGCGTTCGAGGGGCCCGTCGACGTGGACGGCGCAGAGTTCGCACACGACGTGTCGTTCGACGAGAGCCGGTTCGAGGGGTCGGTGTCCGGCCGAGGGACGACGTTCCGGGGGGACTCGAACCTCCTAGACGACAACACGAGCTTCACCGACACCGTGTTCACGGAGCCAGTGACGTTCCGGCAGGCACAGTTCGGTGCCGTTCACTTCGAACACTCGACGTTCGAGGCGGACGCGCAGTTCGAGTCGGCGACGTTCGACGGCGACGCGACGTTCGACGACGCCCGGTTCGCCGACCGTGCGGACTTCGACGAGATCCGCGCCCGGGAGGACGCCGGCTTCGAGCGGGTGGTGTTCGACGGTGAGGCACACTTCCGTGGCGCCGTCGTGGCGGGTGGTCAGCGAACGCTGGAGGACGACCTCAGCTTCGTCGACGCTCACTTCGACGCGCTCGCGGACTTCGAGGCCGTCGCGTTCCGGTTCGCTCGCTTCGATCGGGTCCAGTTCGCGGGCCGCGCACGGTTCACCGAGGCGGAGTTCGACGGCGACGCCCGGTTCTGCGAGGCGCGGTTCGAGGGCGAGGCCGTCTTCGAGGAGGCGCGGTTCCGCGAGGACGGCAACTTCACCGACGCCGCGTTCGCGGCCGAGTGTGACTTCGTCGGCGCGGCGTTCGAGGGGGGCGCGAACCAGACGGAGGAGGACGCTCGCTTCCACGGCGTCCGGTTCGAGACGGACGCGACCTTCCGGGGGATCCACGCGCGGTCGGGCAACTTCCGCGAGACGGCGTTCGGTGGGGTCGTCGACTTCACGGAGGCGTCGTTCACCGACCACGTGGAGTTCGCGCCACGCGGGATCGACACGGACGTGTACGTCGACTTCACCCGAGCGACCATCGTCAGCGGCCACGTCGAACAGCCCTCCGAGGAGTGGGTACGGTACGACCTCACGCTGGCGAGTCTGGGCGACGTCCGCCTCGTCGCCGACGAGACCGACCGCCGGGAGCTGTTGGACTACTTCCGGTTCTGTCGGACGGAGTTCACCGAGTTCGACGGCCACGAGTTCGACTTCGGCGAACACCGGGCGTACCTCGACCGCAACGACTGGGTGATCCACACGTTCGACGAGCCGCCGGACCTGTCGCCGGAGTACGCCGCCGAGATGACGCCCGACGCCGCCTCGACGACGTACCTCAAGGCCAAACAGGCCGCCAGCAACGACGGAGACATGGAGGCGGCCGGCTCCTTCCGGGTGAGGCGTCAGCAGTTCATCCGTCAGCAGAACGCCGAAGTCGCCCGGGACGGCGACGTGGACCTCTGGCCGCGTCTCACCAACGTCGGCCGGGTGGTGGAGAACCGCCTGCTGGAGCTGACGTGTGGCTACGGCGTGCGTCCGTTCCGGATCGGGGTTGCCTTCCTCGGTGCGCCGTTGTTGTTCGTCCCGCTGTACGCCTTCGGCGGCCAGCCGTTCCTCACGGGAGCGGGCCAACTGTCGTCGCTCGGGGAGCTGTCGACGGCCGCCGGCCGGGCGACGTTCTTCGAGGTGATCCACTTCAGCTACGTCTCGTACACGACCATCGGCTACGGCAACATCGGGCCCCAGGGAGCCGTCGCACGGCTGCTCGCCGCCGGCGAGGCGTACCTCAGCGTCGTCCTGTCGGCGTTGTTCGTCTACGCGCTCGTCAAGCGGTCGGAGCTGTGA
- a CDS encoding DUF2617 family protein, which yields MTRNLPPAGTAGTTDATDPTNATNERGDDGAGDADDAGDDAPATARQRLQFRQSATPPAVEPTVYAETTTRLLGEAVRLRVIGSSHAVAAPGLDYYELSSCEAVAGAASVALEPDGRRRRFRFEGETVVAETVVEPRPLAAFPDDETFVLSHEFPLADGDDTEATGDLDGSDTDDSGHATPAGGCAGPGAVTTLDPFDGGFETYHTYPEFDLALYTRTTLERVASGRD from the coding sequence GTGACCCGGAATCTTCCTCCCGCCGGCACGGCGGGCACGACGGACGCGACGGACCCGACGAACGCGACGAACGAACGGGGCGACGACGGCGCAGGCGACGCCGACGACGCGGGCGACGACGCGCCGGCGACGGCACGCCAGCGACTCCAGTTCCGTCAGTCGGCGACCCCGCCGGCCGTCGAGCCGACGGTGTACGCCGAGACGACGACTCGGCTGTTGGGCGAAGCGGTCCGTCTCCGCGTGATCGGCAGTTCACACGCCGTCGCCGCACCCGGACTGGACTACTACGAGCTGTCGTCGTGTGAGGCTGTCGCAGGCGCGGCGTCGGTGGCGTTGGAGCCCGACGGTCGACGGCGACGCTTCCGGTTCGAGGGGGAGACGGTCGTCGCCGAGACGGTCGTCGAGCCGCGGCCGCTGGCGGCGTTCCCCGACGACGAGACGTTCGTGCTGTCACACGAGTTCCCGCTGGCCGACGGGGACGACACCGAGGCCACCGGCGACCTCGACGGCAGCGACACCGACGACTCCGGCCACGCTACCCCCGCCGGCGGCTGCGCCGGTCCGGGGGCGGTGACGACGCTAGACCCGTTCGACGGCGGATTCGAGACGTACCACACGTACCCGGAGTTCGACCTGGCGCTGTACACCCGGACGACACTAGAGCGCGTCGCGTCGGGGCGAGACTGA
- a CDS encoding spermidine synthase: MSDTNAVREPVFGVVTDRRVKLALTFVVAFCSIAYELVYSELLTVFYGGTVVRYSVTIGLYMFSLGVGAVLSSQLGDAESNFLRTEVYLAVAGPLGAGFVIALNSFPGVVFPAKATVTLALSHLPILVVGLLSGFEIPLLESLVDERDGSGLALVGGLPRRAVVGTLSTLFTTEPADNDPLSEVLGVDYLGSLAGTVVYALVLYPDHGLVVSVLALGLLNALAAVTFAGWTLSRFTIPRARPTGGRWRAVLLVGLLVSGSYAGLVANGETVDRVVTGSYVEDDIRADYAPGQVEVDLRSYQTTAYQRVTVYDRTVADRAGTERCLRLDHAIQLCDSWVESYHAGLVDVPLSAYGTENYADLDVLLIGGGDYIAVDNLREYGVAVDQVDIDGEFLQMGREREYLRQFNDGAYRYDRLNTTVGDAFRFLRGSDREYDLILLDVPGARSDDSLSLYSREFYGLLSDHLTDRGVVVSWVYSKYSYPVHHRAYVNTVRAAGFDRFAPYYVYEDPDADGDRERAEKFYVLSDGPTPTFELSRARSPYVDRHSDRIGPVRWRPLVRYRGVDPNSVFDPNYDIVIGS; the protein is encoded by the coding sequence ATGAGTGACACGAACGCGGTCCGCGAGCCCGTCTTCGGTGTGGTGACGGACCGACGGGTGAAGTTGGCGTTGACGTTCGTGGTGGCGTTCTGCTCGATCGCGTACGAACTCGTCTACTCGGAGCTGTTGACCGTCTTCTACGGCGGGACGGTCGTGCGTTACTCCGTCACGATCGGGCTGTACATGTTCTCGCTGGGTGTCGGCGCGGTGTTGTCCTCGCAGCTGGGCGACGCGGAGTCGAACTTCCTCCGGACGGAGGTGTACCTCGCGGTCGCCGGGCCGCTGGGCGCCGGCTTCGTGATCGCACTCAACTCCTTCCCGGGAGTGGTGTTCCCGGCGAAGGCGACGGTGACGCTGGCGCTCTCGCACCTCCCGATCCTCGTCGTCGGGCTCCTGTCCGGCTTCGAGATCCCGTTGCTGGAGTCGTTGGTCGACGAACGAGACGGCTCCGGGCTGGCGCTCGTCGGCGGGCTCCCCAGGAGAGCGGTCGTCGGGACGCTGTCGACCCTGTTCACGACGGAGCCGGCCGACAACGACCCGCTCTCGGAGGTGTTGGGCGTCGACTACCTGGGGAGCCTCGCCGGCACCGTCGTCTACGCGCTCGTGTTGTACCCCGATCACGGGCTCGTCGTGAGCGTACTCGCGCTCGGGCTCCTGAACGCGCTGGCGGCGGTGACGTTCGCCGGCTGGACGCTGTCCAGGTTCACCATCCCCCGAGCGCGGCCGACGGGCGGCCGCTGGCGGGCCGTCCTCCTCGTCGGCCTGCTCGTCTCCGGCAGCTACGCCGGGCTCGTCGCCAACGGGGAGACGGTCGACCGCGTCGTCACGGGGTCGTACGTGGAAGACGACATCCGCGCCGACTACGCCCCGGGTCAGGTGGAAGTGGACCTCCGGAGCTACCAGACGACCGCCTACCAGCGGGTGACCGTGTACGACCGGACGGTCGCAGACCGGGCCGGGACGGAGCGGTGTCTCCGACTCGACCACGCGATCCAACTGTGTGACTCCTGGGTGGAGTCCTACCACGCCGGGCTCGTCGACGTGCCGCTGTCGGCGTACGGGACGGAGAACTACGCCGACCTCGACGTGTTGTTGATCGGCGGCGGGGACTACATCGCCGTCGACAACCTCCGCGAGTACGGCGTCGCCGTCGACCAGGTGGACATCGACGGGGAGTTCCTCCAGATGGGCCGCGAGCGGGAGTACCTCCGGCAGTTCAACGACGGCGCCTACCGCTACGACCGGCTGAACACGACCGTCGGCGACGCCTTCCGGTTCCTCCGCGGGAGTGACCGCGAGTACGACCTGATCCTGTTGGATGTCCCCGGCGCCCGGAGCGACGACTCGTTGTCGCTGTACTCCCGGGAGTTCTACGGACTGTTGTCCGACCACCTCACCGACCGAGGCGTGGTCGTCTCCTGGGTGTACTCGAAGTACAGCTACCCCGTCCACCACCGGGCGTACGTCAACACCGTCCGGGCGGCCGGCTTCGACCGGTTCGCGCCGTACTACGTGTACGAGGACCCGGACGCAGACGGCGATCGAGAGCGGGCCGAGAAGTTCTACGTGCTCTCGGACGGACCGACGCCGACGTTCGAGCTCTCGCGTGCGCGGTCGCCGTACGTCGACCGCCACAGCGACCGGATCGGCCCGGTGCGGTGGCGGCCGCTCGTCCGCTACCGCGGTGTCGACCCGAACAGCGTGTTCGACCCCAACTACGACATCGTGATCGGATCGTGA
- a CDS encoding DUF6498-containing protein, producing MPALHHSLRAWLRDDPRRRRLLALAVTNLLPVVGVVALGWSVVDLLVLYWLELGFVAVFTLVRVPFAGPPQSVDSDATILGPLAARGANVRLPVVGRRLWIASALTFPLLLAVFLFVWVATGGVLLAPFGTEPVDARAIERVGVVAVLVVGTDLAGSIADAVDGGDRTRDPRRAALGAAVRLTAFFLLGLFTLVGAATVTRGPEATIGSVDPDVAELPLLFVILAGKSLLDLAGLYGDRIRASVGLDGDGDNRADDASSGDTPVSDGDVATAAPDARRIRPASWSRVLGGLTRLADGGVPTLAVLGGLAAVPFAIGGVWSFVVGILSVTALVVAGLSCLDHWLRFGAVVYRVTDDGVTARDTRFEATLWRVAPWDETGLRVERDLVDRLLDTETLVVECRETNHRLPHLSSVDPVVAVFDREVEREE from the coding sequence GTGCCTGCCCTCCACCACTCGCTGCGGGCGTGGCTCCGCGACGACCCCCGTCGCCGTCGGCTGCTCGCGCTCGCCGTCACGAACCTCCTGCCCGTCGTCGGCGTCGTCGCGCTCGGCTGGAGCGTCGTCGACCTCCTCGTGTTGTACTGGCTCGAACTCGGCTTCGTCGCCGTGTTCACGCTGGTGCGGGTGCCGTTCGCCGGCCCGCCCCAGAGCGTCGACAGCGACGCGACGATCCTGGGCCCGTTGGCCGCCCGCGGAGCGAACGTCCGGCTCCCGGTCGTCGGCCGTCGCCTCTGGATCGCGTCGGCGCTCACCTTCCCGTTGTTGCTCGCGGTGTTCCTGTTCGTCTGGGTCGCCACCGGCGGCGTCCTACTGGCCCCGTTCGGCACGGAGCCGGTCGACGCCCGAGCGATCGAACGCGTCGGCGTCGTCGCCGTGCTCGTCGTCGGGACGGATCTGGCCGGGAGCATCGCGGACGCCGTCGACGGCGGCGACCGGACGAGAGACCCGCGTCGGGCCGCCCTCGGCGCCGCGGTCCGACTCACCGCGTTCTTCCTCCTGGGCCTGTTCACGCTGGTAGGTGCCGCCACGGTGACCCGTGGCCCCGAAGCGACCATCGGCTCCGTCGACCCGGACGTGGCCGAACTCCCGTTGCTGTTCGTGATCCTCGCGGGCAAGTCGCTCCTCGACCTCGCGGGGCTGTACGGCGACCGAATCCGTGCGTCCGTCGGCCTCGACGGCGACGGGGACAACCGAGCAGACGACGCTTCGTCGGGCGACACGCCAGTGTCTGACGGCGATGTCGCTACCGCCGCGCCGGACGCCAGACGGATCCGCCCGGCGTCGTGGAGTCGCGTCCTGGGTGGGCTGACCCGTCTCGCCGACGGCGGGGTCCCGACGCTCGCCGTCCTCGGGGGGCTCGCGGCGGTCCCGTTCGCCATCGGCGGTGTGTGGTCGTTCGTGGTCGGGATTCTCTCCGTGACGGCGCTCGTCGTGGCGGGACTGTCGTGTCTCGACCACTGGCTCCGTTTCGGGGCGGTGGTGTACCGCGTCACGGACGACGGCGTGACCGCGCGCGACACGCGGTTCGAGGCGACGCTGTGGCGCGTCGCGCCGTGGGACGAGACCGGACTCCGGGTGGAACGCGACCTCGTCGACCGCCTGCTCGACACGGAGACGCTCGTCGTGGAGTGCCGCGAGACGAATCACCGACTGCCACACCTCTCCAGCGTCGACCCCGTGGTGGCTGTCTTCGACCGCGAAGTGGAGCGGGAGGAGTGA
- a CDS encoding phosphatase PAP2 family protein: MVPLDTPTSLVSLVSTASLVSPGVTPFPLIVGTLERLLAAIVAADTAIAEFVAGVRHPLVTKVFTSATGLGSATAALVFLGVCYLAGWRRELRVGSVALLVSGVVVASLMALVGRPFPPSPVCVTDGGLTAHSFPSGHAAAVTVYAAVARRSKQIPFGPVALLAVVVAVSRVYLGTHYASDTVVGVVIGLAAVVVARRIVRYQV, encoded by the coding sequence GTGGTCCCACTCGACACTCCGACGTCGCTGGTCTCGCTGGTCTCGACGGCCTCGCTCGTCTCGCCCGGCGTCACTCCGTTCCCGTTGATCGTCGGGACGCTGGAGCGACTGCTCGCCGCCATCGTCGCCGCCGACACCGCGATCGCGGAGTTCGTCGCCGGCGTTCGTCACCCACTCGTGACGAAGGTGTTCACCTCCGCGACCGGGCTGGGGTCGGCGACGGCCGCGCTGGTCTTCCTGGGCGTCTGTTACCTCGCCGGCTGGCGGCGCGAGCTCCGAGTCGGCTCGGTCGCCCTGCTCGTGTCCGGTGTCGTCGTCGCGTCGCTGATGGCGCTCGTCGGCCGACCGTTCCCACCGTCGCCCGTCTGTGTCACCGACGGCGGGCTGACGGCCCACTCGTTCCCCTCCGGTCACGCCGCGGCCGTGACCGTCTACGCGGCCGTCGCCCGCCGCTCCAAGCAGATCCCGTTCGGCCCCGTGGCGCTCTTAGCGGTCGTCGTCGCCGTCTCTCGGGTGTATCTGGGGACTCACTACGCGAGTGACACCGTGGTGGGTGTGGTGATCGGGCTCGCTGCCGTCGTGGTGGCTCGGCGGATCGTGCGGTATCAAGTGTGA